From one Malus sylvestris chromosome 1, drMalSylv7.2, whole genome shotgun sequence genomic stretch:
- the LOC126620056 gene encoding uncharacterized protein LOC126620056, translating to MLKKAKELQNTALKKLEAARKEKLSPPEASPQFAREKSLSPSQVDPSEAGASASLPCYGPHLRSMTSSTALDATPSSQFDPSIGVMLHFVDEDSNLPSPVYEPPPTIVVLDNEPIVPEIPIASKVAISRVFACPTVDKPLSPPQDQTQGTGTGSGAAHHSPAGGEKFSRQPGISPLPIETPGLSQQAPRETSPPHLVRKSKHSHPHSSSEGTVIPPSGIKQIGQEEIAPSMGIPPLEKAAVQDPPHSASPNPAKMPTFFEALGRLETRLKSSKHSSATPISSEQQRVLQEWAKKDFTASFSLKALCDFEKIITESFKAGRLSKPQHDSFLSFFENLRALREQYQRVDRQANRAKGFMEKESSTSAQVDRLMEESLQTIERVRVVTSKIQQLEKQLVALKAEQATLLDTLENQIEGVDKSNSELERARSQLVNNHTILAEPSRIFAIMKTYHSRIITLCEDVNFLE from the exons ATGCTCAAAAAGGCCAAAGAACTGCAAAATACTGCCCTAAAAAAACTTGAG GCCGCAAGAAAGGAAAAGCTCTCTCCGCCCGAAGCCTCTCCACAATTTGCCCGAGAGAAAAGCCTATCTCCTTCCCAGGTCGACCCTTCAGAG GCTGGAGCATCTGCTTCCTTGCCTTGTTATGGCCCTCATCTGAGGTCTATGACTTCTTCTACTGCTCTGGACGCAACCCCTTCTTCTCAATTCGATCCATCTATAGGAGTTATGTTGCACTTCGTGGATGAGGACAGTAACTTG CCTTCTCCGGTATATGAGCCACCTCCTACAATAGTGGTTTTAGATAATGAGCCCATAGTCCCTGAGATCCCTATAGCCTCAAAGGTAGCAATTTCGCGGGTATTTGCTTGCCCGACAGTTGATAAACCTCTTTCTCCTCCTCAAGACCAAACTCAG GGCACTGGTACAGGTTCAGGTGCAGCTCATCACTCTCCTGCTGGTGGTGAGAAATTTTCCCGCCAACCAGGAATTAGTCCTCTTCCTATTGAAACCCCGGGGCTGAGTCAG CAAGCTCCAAGAGAAACTTCCCCTCCCCATTTAGTCCGTAAATCAAAGCACTCTCATCCTCACTCATCCTCTGAAGGTACTGTGATTCCCCCTTCTGGAATTAAGCAGATCGGGCAGGAAGAAATTGCCCCCTCAATGGGCATTCCTCCATTAGAGAAAGCTGCAGTGCAGGATCCTCCTCATTCCGCATCTCCAAACCCTGCTAAGATGCCCACATTTTTTGAAGCACTTGGACGGCTTGAGACACGGTTGAaatcttcaaaacattcttcagcCACCCCCATTTCTTCAGAGCAACAACGAGTCCTTCAGGAATGGGCAAAGAAAGATTTCACCGCTTCATTCAGCCTGAAGGCTCTTTGTGATTTTGAAAAGATCATAACTGAGTCTTTCAAAGCCGGTCGGCTATCAAAACCTCAACATGATTCTTTTCTATCTTTCTTTGAGAACCTGAGAGCCCTTAGGGAACAATACCAGAGAGTGGACAGACAGGCTAATCGGGCAAAAGGCTTTATGGAGAAAGAATCAAGCACCTCTGCCCAAGTTGATCGGTTGATGGAAGAAAGCTTGCAGACAATAGAAAGGGTCAGAGTTGTTACTTCTAAAATCCAACAGCTGGAGAAGCAATTGGTTGCTCTTAAAGCAGAACAAGCAACTCTTCTAGATACCCTTGAAAATCAAATTGAGGGAGTGGATAAGTCAAATTCGGAGCTAGAGCGTGCCCGGTCTCAACTTGTAAATAACCATACTATTTTGGCCGAACCCAGTAGGATATTTGCCATTATGAAAACATATCATTCtcgaataatcaccctatgTGAAGATGTAAATTTTTTAGAATAG